In Pollutimonas sp. M17, a single genomic region encodes these proteins:
- the pdxA gene encoding 4-hydroxythreonine-4-phosphate dehydrogenase PdxA gives MDDRAPLPVGFTLGDAAGIGPEIIVKLFAAGLPCPALVYGDAGILDGTLRRLGLSDALSVELIASPDQATGRPGMLPVLNRWQALPSELPPGQLNAQAGRGAYEYLCHAIDDAQASRLRAIVTAPLNKKAMQAGGIDYPGHTEILAERTGTRHYAMMLANDELRVILATIHVALAQVSPLITFETELETIRLAQRACLQAGIRRPRIAVAGLNPHAGEDGRFGQEEIQVISPAIQQARTEGMDASGPWPGDTIFMRARRGEFDIVVAQYHDQGLIPVKYLGVDQGVNVTVGLPFVRTSVDHGTAFDIAGQGIADPSSLRAAYDLALAMTPDQACAA, from the coding sequence ATGGACGATCGCGCGCCCTTGCCCGTCGGATTCACCCTGGGCGATGCGGCCGGCATCGGCCCGGAAATCATCGTCAAGCTGTTCGCCGCCGGCCTGCCTTGCCCCGCTCTGGTCTACGGCGATGCGGGCATCCTGGATGGCACCCTGCGGCGCCTGGGGCTGTCGGATGCGTTGTCCGTGGAATTGATCGCCTCGCCGGATCAGGCCACGGGGCGGCCGGGCATGCTGCCCGTCCTGAACCGCTGGCAGGCCCTGCCGAGCGAGCTGCCTCCCGGCCAATTGAACGCTCAGGCGGGACGCGGCGCCTACGAATACCTTTGCCACGCCATCGACGATGCCCAGGCATCAAGGCTGCGCGCCATCGTCACGGCGCCGCTGAACAAGAAAGCCATGCAGGCGGGCGGCATCGACTATCCCGGACATACCGAAATCCTGGCCGAACGGACCGGCACGCGCCACTACGCCATGATGCTGGCCAACGACGAACTGCGCGTCATCCTGGCGACCATACACGTGGCCCTGGCCCAGGTCAGCCCGCTGATCACGTTCGAGACCGAGCTGGAGACCATACGCCTGGCCCAGCGCGCCTGCCTCCAGGCAGGTATCCGGCGGCCGCGCATCGCCGTGGCCGGGCTCAATCCCCACGCGGGCGAAGACGGCCGGTTCGGGCAGGAGGAAATCCAGGTGATTTCGCCGGCCATCCAGCAGGCCAGGACGGAAGGCATGGATGCCAGCGGCCCCTGGCCGGGCGATACCATATTCATGCGCGCGCGCCGGGGCGAATTCGACATCGTGGTGGCGCAATACCACGACCAGGGCCTGATTCCCGTCAAGTACCTGGGCGTGGACCAGGGCGTCAACGTAACCGTGGGCCTGCCTTTTGTGCGCACCAGCGTGGATCACGGGACGGCCTTCGACATCGCGGGCCAGGGCATCGCCGACCCAAGCTCGCTGCGCGCCGCCTACGACCTGGCGCTGGCCATGACGCCGGATCAGGCCTGCGCGGCCTGA
- a CDS encoding replicative DNA helicase, which produces MDSKKTSSDPQLDYLRVPPHSVEAEQSVLGGLLLDNAAFDRVTDVLNEDDFYRFDHKIIWQHITRLIGLARPADVVTVNESLASAGKSDEVGGLSYLNALAHNTPSAANIRRYAEIVRERSMLRKLVSVADEISAAAFNPQGKEARQLLDEAESRVFQIAQEGARGGTGFQEIQPLLTQVVERIDELYHREGDSDITGVPTGFTDLDRMTSGLQPGDLIIVAGRPSMGKTSFSMNIGEHVAIEQGLPVAVFSMEMGAVQLAMRMVGSVGMLDQHRMRTGKLTADDWPRLTHAVQQVQEAQIYIDETPALTAMELRARSRRLARQCGQLGLIIIDYMQLMSGNSSGENRATEISEISRSLKGLAKELNCPLIALSQLNRSLEQRPNKRPVMSDLRESGAIEQDADLILFIYRDEVYNPDSPDKGTAEIIVGKQRNGPIGSVRLTFQGASTRFLNFTAGMG; this is translated from the coding sequence TTGGACAGCAAGAAGACAAGCAGCGACCCCCAACTGGATTATTTGCGCGTGCCTCCCCATTCGGTGGAAGCCGAGCAGTCCGTGCTGGGCGGCCTGTTGCTGGACAATGCCGCCTTCGACCGGGTTACCGACGTCCTGAATGAAGACGATTTCTATCGCTTCGACCACAAGATCATCTGGCAGCACATCACCCGCCTTATCGGCCTGGCCCGTCCGGCCGACGTCGTCACGGTCAACGAGTCGCTGGCCAGCGCGGGCAAGTCCGACGAGGTGGGCGGGCTGTCCTACCTGAATGCCCTGGCGCACAACACGCCTTCGGCTGCCAACATCCGCCGCTATGCCGAGATCGTCCGCGAGCGGTCCATGCTGCGCAAGCTGGTATCGGTGGCCGACGAAATTTCGGCAGCCGCATTCAATCCCCAAGGCAAGGAAGCCCGGCAACTGTTGGATGAGGCCGAGTCGCGCGTCTTCCAGATTGCCCAGGAAGGAGCACGCGGCGGCACGGGATTCCAGGAAATCCAGCCGCTGCTGACCCAGGTGGTCGAGCGGATCGACGAGCTCTACCACCGCGAGGGCGACTCCGACATCACCGGGGTGCCTACCGGCTTTACCGACCTTGACCGCATGACCTCGGGCCTGCAGCCCGGCGACTTGATCATCGTGGCCGGCCGTCCCTCCATGGGCAAGACCTCGTTCTCCATGAATATCGGCGAGCATGTGGCCATCGAGCAAGGCCTGCCCGTTGCCGTGTTCTCCATGGAAATGGGCGCGGTGCAGTTGGCCATGCGCATGGTCGGCTCGGTGGGCATGCTGGACCAGCACCGCATGCGTACCGGCAAGCTGACGGCCGACGACTGGCCGCGCCTGACTCATGCCGTGCAGCAAGTGCAGGAAGCGCAAATCTATATCGATGAAACCCCGGCGCTGACGGCCATGGAGTTGCGCGCACGTTCGCGGCGCCTGGCGCGTCAGTGCGGCCAGTTGGGCTTGATCATCATCGACTATATGCAGTTGATGTCGGGCAATTCCTCGGGCGAGAACCGGGCAACCGAGATTTCAGAAATCAGCCGTTCGCTGAAAGGCCTGGCCAAGGAATTGAACTGCCCCTTGATCGCCTTGTCGCAGCTTAACCGCAGCCTGGAGCAACGCCCGAATAAGCGTCCGGTCATGAGCGATTTGCGGGAGTCCGGCGCCATCGAGCAGGATGCCGACCTGATTCTCTTCATCTATCGTGACGAGGTCTACAACCCGGACTCGCCCGACAAGGGCACGGCCGAGATCATCGTGGGCAAGCAGCGTAACGGCCCCATCGGCAGCGTGCGCCTGACCTTCCAAGGGGCCAGCACGCGCTTCCTGAACTTCACCGCCGGGATGGGCTAA
- the rplI gene encoding 50S ribosomal protein L9: MQVILLEKVVNLGNLGEVVRVRDGYARNYLIPQKIARRATDAALKEFEARRAELEKVQAEKLAAAQATGEKLAGQTVTILQKAGVDGRLFGSVTTMDIAAALVKAGFTTIEKAQVRLPDGAIKAVGEFPVQVALHADVVVDITVVVQGEMA; the protein is encoded by the coding sequence ATGCAAGTCATTCTGCTCGAAAAAGTCGTCAATCTGGGTAACCTCGGTGAAGTCGTCCGTGTGCGCGACGGCTATGCCCGCAATTACCTGATCCCCCAAAAGATCGCCCGCCGCGCCACCGACGCCGCCCTGAAGGAATTCGAAGCGCGCCGCGCCGAACTCGAGAAGGTCCAGGCCGAGAAACTGGCCGCCGCGCAAGCCACCGGCGAGAAGCTGGCCGGCCAGACCGTCACCATCCTGCAAAAAGCCGGCGTCGACGGCCGCCTGTTCGGATCGGTCACCACCATGGACATCGCTGCCGCCCTGGTCAAGGCCGGTTTCACCACCATCGAGAAAGCACAAGTGCGCTTGCCCGATGGCGCAATCAAGGCCGTGGGCGAGTTCCCCGTCCAGGTCGCGCTGCACGCCGACGTGGTGGTCGACATCACCGTGGTCGTGCAAGGCGAAATGGCCTAA
- the rpsR gene encoding 30S ribosomal protein S18, whose amino-acid sequence MAYFKKGKEKRKFTQQNPLFKRRKFCRFTAANVDEIDYKDLDTLRDFIQENGKIIPARLTGTKAHYQRQLDTAIKRARFLALLPYTDNHN is encoded by the coding sequence ATGGCTTACTTCAAGAAAGGCAAGGAAAAACGCAAATTCACGCAACAGAACCCGCTGTTCAAACGTCGCAAGTTCTGCCGTTTCACAGCTGCCAACGTTGACGAGATCGATTACAAGGATCTGGACACGCTGCGTGACTTCATCCAGGAAAACGGCAAGATCATTCCTGCCCGCCTAACCGGCACCAAGGCACATTACCAGCGCCAGCTGGACACCGCCATCAAGCGCGCCCGCTTCCTGGCCCTGCTGCCTTACACCGACAACCACAACTAA
- the priB gene encoding primosomal replication protein N produces MNQLVLTATALELQPLRYTPAGLPAVEMVLSHESEVQEAGHARRIEMVLSAVALGDIALLLADTPLGALLSIQGFLAPARKGSNKLVLHIQQAKRVFAGGATAVV; encoded by the coding sequence GTGAATCAACTGGTCCTTACGGCAACGGCTCTCGAGCTGCAGCCTTTAAGGTATACCCCGGCGGGCTTGCCGGCGGTCGAAATGGTCTTGAGTCACGAATCGGAAGTCCAGGAAGCCGGCCATGCGCGCCGGATCGAAATGGTTCTTTCCGCTGTAGCCCTGGGAGACATCGCTCTGTTGCTGGCGGACACCCCTTTGGGTGCGCTTTTGTCGATACAGGGGTTTCTGGCCCCCGCGCGCAAAGGCTCGAACAAACTGGTGCTGCACATACAACAGGCGAAACGGGTTTTTGCCGGCGGCGCGACAGCCGTTGTATAG
- the rpsF gene encoding 30S ribosomal protein S6: protein MRHYEVVFIVHPDQSEQVPAMIERYQAVVTGNGGQVHRLEDWGRRQLAYPIQKLVKAHYVCFNIECGQSVLDELEHSFRYNDAILRHLVIKTKKAQTAASIMMKSVEREEARKASAEAATANQSE from the coding sequence ATGCGTCACTACGAAGTAGTGTTTATTGTGCATCCCGATCAAAGCGAGCAAGTGCCCGCCATGATCGAACGCTATCAGGCTGTCGTTACCGGCAACGGCGGACAGGTTCATCGCCTGGAAGACTGGGGCCGCCGTCAACTGGCCTACCCCATCCAGAAGCTGGTGAAGGCCCATTACGTCTGCTTCAACATCGAGTGCGGCCAGTCCGTGCTGGACGAACTGGAGCATTCCTTCCGCTACAACGACGCCATCTTGCGCCACCTGGTCATCAAGACCAAGAAGGCCCAGACCGCCGCATCCATCATGATGAAGTCGGTCGAGCGCGAAGAGGCTCGCAAGGCCAGCGCCGAAGCGGCCACCGCGAACCAGTCGGAATAA
- the folE2 gene encoding GTP cyclohydrolase FolE2, with translation MNILIDSAVAMPDVQSSVDTRHIAIQRVGVRGVRHPMVIAQADGTAQATVANWELTVALPAQEKGTHMSRFVALLEEHRRTPMTPALFCAMAQDMLPLLNAQKGDIAATFPYFLSKTAPVSGVASLMDYEVKWSARAQAAGQEGAAEFALSVLVPVTSLCPCSKAISQYGAHNQRSHVTVEVIYQDPSQVDVDALIRNIEQQASCELWGLLKRGDEKFVTERAYENPKFVEDLVRDVAEHLQGLAGARSFRVTAENFESIHNHSAYAVIEG, from the coding sequence ATGAATATACTGATTGATTCTGCTGTTGCCATGCCTGACGTGCAGAGCAGCGTCGATACCCGCCACATCGCGATCCAGCGCGTGGGTGTTCGCGGCGTGCGCCATCCCATGGTCATCGCCCAGGCCGACGGCACGGCGCAAGCCACCGTCGCCAACTGGGAGCTTACCGTGGCCCTGCCGGCACAGGAAAAAGGAACGCATATGTCGCGTTTCGTGGCACTGCTCGAAGAACACCGCCGCACGCCCATGACGCCCGCCCTGTTTTGCGCCATGGCGCAAGACATGCTGCCCTTGCTGAACGCCCAGAAGGGCGATATCGCGGCGACCTTTCCTTATTTCCTGTCCAAGACCGCTCCCGTCTCGGGGGTGGCCAGCCTGATGGACTATGAAGTCAAGTGGTCGGCCCGCGCCCAGGCTGCCGGGCAAGAGGGCGCTGCGGAATTCGCGCTCTCCGTGCTGGTCCCGGTGACCAGCCTCTGCCCATGCTCCAAGGCGATCTCGCAGTACGGCGCCCATAATCAGCGCTCCCATGTCACCGTCGAGGTCATCTACCAGGATCCATCCCAGGTCGACGTCGACGCGCTGATCCGCAACATCGAGCAGCAGGCCTCGTGCGAGCTGTGGGGGCTGCTCAAGCGCGGCGACGAAAAATTCGTGACCGAGCGCGCCTACGAGAATCCCAAATTCGTCGAGGATCTGGTTCGCGACGTGGCCGAGCACTTGCAGGGCCTGGCCGGCGCGCGCAGCTTCCGCGTCACCGCCGAGAACTTCGAGTCCATACACAACCACTCCGCGTACGCCGTCATCGAAGGCTGA
- the dxs gene encoding 1-deoxy-D-xylulose-5-phosphate synthase, with amino-acid sequence MPNVSLEDINTPADLRSLDRAGLKEAASQLREFVLQSVSKTGGHLSSNLGTVELTIALHHVFNTPDDRVVWDVGHQSYPHKILTGRRAGMAKLRQQGGISGFPKRSESEYDAFGTAHSSTSISAVLGMAVASRNAGLDQRQHIAVIGDGAMTAGMAFEALNNAGVTPGVNVLVVLNDNDMSISPPVGALNRYLARLLSGGFYAAAKNVGRAVLQHVPPMLELARRFEGHAKGMVSPATLFEELGFNYVGPIDGHDLDALVPTLENLKALGGLQFLHVVTKKGQGYKLAEADPVLYHGPGKFDPSVGIQKSKTPAKQTFTQVFGQWLCDMAQADSRLVGITPAMREGSGMVEFERRFPTRYFDVGIAEQHAVTFAAGLACEGQKPVVAIYSTFLQRGYDQFIHDVALQNLDVTFALDRAGIVGADGATHAGNYDIAYLRCIPNMVVATPSDENEARLLLSTCYRHPGPASVRYPRGAGRGAAVHEGLDEVELGKGVVRRQGERIAILAFGTLATAALQAAEALDATLVDMRFVKPLDEALLQSLAETHQAFVSVEEASIMGGAGSAVLEFFSRRGIVRPMLQLGLPDQFIDHGEQSAILSDLGLDAAGIERSIRERFGAPEHPMDVSVAGLAVK; translated from the coding sequence ATGCCTAACGTAAGCCTCGAAGATATCAATACGCCCGCCGATCTGCGCTCGCTGGACCGTGCCGGCCTCAAAGAGGCCGCCAGCCAGCTGCGCGAGTTCGTCCTGCAATCCGTGTCGAAGACCGGCGGCCATTTGTCGTCCAATCTGGGCACGGTCGAGCTTACCATCGCTCTGCATCATGTCTTCAATACGCCCGATGACCGCGTGGTGTGGGATGTCGGCCACCAGTCGTATCCGCACAAGATTCTGACCGGCCGGCGCGCCGGCATGGCCAAATTGCGCCAGCAGGGCGGCATATCGGGCTTTCCCAAGCGCAGCGAATCCGAGTACGACGCGTTCGGCACGGCCCATTCGTCGACGTCGATCTCGGCCGTGCTCGGCATGGCGGTGGCGTCGCGCAACGCGGGCCTGGACCAGCGGCAGCACATCGCCGTCATCGGCGACGGCGCCATGACCGCCGGCATGGCCTTCGAAGCCCTGAACAACGCCGGTGTGACGCCGGGCGTCAATGTGCTGGTCGTGCTCAACGACAATGACATGTCGATTTCGCCGCCGGTGGGGGCCTTGAACCGCTATCTTGCCCGGCTGCTGTCCGGCGGCTTCTATGCCGCCGCCAAGAATGTGGGGCGGGCGGTGCTGCAGCATGTGCCGCCCATGCTGGAACTGGCGCGCCGCTTCGAGGGACATGCCAAAGGCATGGTGTCGCCGGCCACCCTGTTCGAAGAGCTGGGTTTCAATTACGTGGGCCCCATCGACGGCCACGACCTGGACGCGCTGGTGCCCACGCTGGAAAACCTCAAGGCGCTGGGCGGCCTGCAGTTCCTGCACGTGGTCACCAAGAAGGGGCAGGGCTACAAATTGGCCGAGGCTGATCCCGTGCTTTATCACGGTCCGGGCAAGTTCGACCCCAGCGTGGGCATCCAGAAATCCAAAACCCCCGCCAAGCAGACCTTCACCCAGGTTTTCGGGCAATGGCTGTGCGATATGGCACAGGCCGACAGCCGCCTGGTCGGCATCACGCCGGCCATGCGCGAAGGCAGCGGCATGGTCGAATTCGAGCGGCGCTTCCCCACGCGCTACTTCGACGTCGGCATTGCCGAGCAGCATGCCGTCACCTTCGCGGCCGGCCTGGCCTGCGAAGGGCAGAAGCCGGTGGTCGCCATCTATTCCACCTTCTTGCAACGCGGCTACGACCAGTTCATACACGATGTGGCGCTGCAAAACCTGGACGTCACCTTCGCCCTCGACCGCGCGGGCATCGTCGGGGCCGATGGCGCCACGCATGCCGGCAACTACGATATCGCCTACTTGCGCTGCATTCCCAACATGGTGGTGGCCACGCCGTCCGACGAGAACGAGGCGCGCCTGCTGCTCAGCACCTGTTACCGCCATCCTGGTCCGGCTTCGGTGCGCTACCCGCGCGGAGCGGGCCGCGGCGCCGCGGTGCACGAGGGGCTGGACGAGGTCGAACTGGGCAAGGGCGTCGTCCGCCGCCAGGGCGAACGGATCGCCATCCTGGCCTTCGGCACGCTGGCCACAGCCGCCTTGCAGGCCGCCGAGGCGCTGGACGCCACCCTGGTCGACATGCGCTTCGTCAAGCCGCTGGATGAAGCCTTGCTGCAAAGCCTGGCCGAGACGCACCAGGCTTTCGTGTCGGTCGAGGAGGCCTCGATCATGGGCGGGGCCGGCAGCGCCGTGCTGGAGTTCTTCAGCCGGCGGGGCATTGTCCGGCCCATGCTGCAATTGGGGCTGCCCGATCAGTTCATCGATCATGGCGAACAGTCGGCCATCCTTTCGGACCTGGGGCTGGACGCCGCCGGCATCGAGCGTTCCATCCGGGAACGTTTCGGCGCTCCGGAGCATCCAATGGATGTGTCCGTCGCCGGACTTGCGGTAAAGTAG
- a CDS encoding polyprenyl synthetase family protein, with product MGHRTVDFPAWLAERVQHVEGVLDQLLPPAGTEPESLHEAMRYAVLGPGKRVRAALVYAAGEASLQSGTAAAAQEIALDHAAAAVELIHAYSLVHDDLPCMDDDALRRGRPTVHVRFNEATAMLAGDALQPLAFELLALMPIAPALVVQASQLLARSAGSLGMVGGQAIDCDSIGVALNGDQLQQMHSMKTGALLEASVLLGGIVAGAGSSARQGLESYAAAVGLAFQVVDDILDVTSDTATLGKTAGKDAAGNKPTYVSIMGLEGSRELLQSLHAQARAAVLPLGPAAGRLADIADYIVGRDR from the coding sequence ATGGGGCACAGAACAGTGGATTTTCCCGCATGGCTGGCTGAGCGCGTGCAGCATGTGGAAGGGGTGCTCGATCAGTTGCTGCCGCCGGCCGGCACCGAACCCGAATCCCTGCACGAGGCCATGCGCTATGCGGTGCTGGGTCCGGGCAAGCGCGTTCGCGCCGCCCTGGTCTACGCCGCCGGCGAAGCATCGCTGCAATCGGGCACGGCGGCCGCCGCGCAGGAAATCGCCCTCGATCATGCGGCGGCGGCGGTCGAGCTGATACATGCCTATTCCCTGGTTCACGACGATCTGCCATGCATGGACGACGATGCGCTGCGCCGCGGCCGTCCCACGGTGCATGTGCGCTTCAATGAAGCCACCGCGATGCTGGCCGGCGATGCATTGCAGCCCCTGGCTTTCGAGCTGCTGGCCTTGATGCCGATTGCGCCGGCCCTGGTCGTGCAGGCATCCCAATTGCTGGCGCGTTCGGCGGGCAGCCTGGGCATGGTCGGCGGGCAGGCCATCGATTGCGACAGCATCGGCGTGGCCCTGAACGGCGATCAGCTGCAGCAGATGCACAGCATGAAAACCGGCGCCTTGCTTGAAGCCAGCGTGTTGCTGGGCGGCATCGTGGCCGGGGCGGGTTCGTCCGCCCGGCAGGGCCTGGAAAGCTATGCGGCCGCGGTCGGCCTGGCTTTTCAGGTCGTCGACGACATCCTGGACGTGACTTCGGACACCGCCACCCTGGGCAAGACCGCCGGCAAGGACGCCGCGGGCAACAAGCCGACCTATGTGTCCATCATGGGCCTGGAAGGGTCCCGCGAATTGCTGCAATCGCTGCATGCCCAGGCCCGGGCGGCAGTCCTGCCCCTGGGGCCGGCGGCGGGCCGCCTGGCCGATATCGCCGATTACATCGTCGGGCGCGACCGTTGA
- a CDS encoding exodeoxyribonuclease VII small subunit — MNDAKPGAAPAVGGTAALPQDFETALAQLESLVSQMETGTLPLDQSLAAYEQGVELAKICQRRLDQAEQQVKVLQGNLLKPLADADSGEE, encoded by the coding sequence ATGAATGACGCAAAACCCGGCGCCGCACCCGCCGTCGGCGGCACAGCCGCCTTGCCGCAGGATTTTGAAACGGCCCTGGCCCAGCTCGAGTCGCTGGTCTCGCAGATGGAAACCGGCACGCTGCCGCTGGACCAGTCGCTGGCCGCCTATGAACAGGGTGTGGAGCTCGCCAAGATATGCCAGCGCCGCCTGGATCAGGCTGAACAGCAGGTCAAGGTATTGCAGGGCAACCTGCTCAAGCCCTTGGCCGACGCCGATAGCGGCGAGGAATAG